The bacterium genome includes a region encoding these proteins:
- a CDS encoding (2Fe-2S)-binding protein translates to MLREVDRQVVTLDVDGERTQLLLPVHKTLLEVLREDMQLTGTKHGCELGECGTCTVLVDGKPELSCLLLPVQVEGRVITTVEGLAHGSELHPLQQAFAELGAAQCGYCTPGILLSAKALLESNPRPARDDIREALAGNLCRCTGYAKILDAIELAAGRMR, encoded by the coding sequence ATGCTGCGGGAGGTGGATCGCCAGGTCGTGACGCTCGACGTCGACGGCGAGCGCACGCAGCTGCTGCTGCCGGTGCACAAGACGCTGCTCGAGGTGCTGCGCGAAGACATGCAGCTCACGGGCACGAAGCACGGCTGCGAGCTAGGCGAATGCGGCACCTGTACGGTCCTGGTCGACGGCAAGCCCGAGCTGAGCTGTCTTTTGCTGCCGGTCCAGGTCGAAGGCCGCGTGATCACGACCGTGGAGGGGCTGGCGCACGGGTCTGAGCTGCATCCCCTGCAGCAGGCGTTCGCCGAGCTGGGCGCGGCCCAGTGCGGCTACTGCACGCCCGGCATCCTGCTCTCGGCGAAAGCGTTGCTGGAGAGCAACCCGCGGCCGGCGCGTGACGACATCCGCGAGGCGCTCGCCGGCAACCTGTGCCGCTGCACCGGGTACGCGAAGATCCTGGATGCGATCGAGCTCGCGGCGGGCCGCATGCGATGA
- a CDS encoding aldehyde oxidase, producing the protein MTDFAVIGKPLPKVDAAAKVTGRAVYADDMLLPRTLHCRILRSPHPHARILSIDTSAARRMEGVRAVITGADLPVRFGILPVTQDERALEHEKVRYAGDPIAAVAATDEEIAAAACDAISVEYAVLEPVMSIEDALKNPKDERIQDYGGPNNIHKLVALEFGDVDAGLARADHVREDVFFFQGNTHLPMEQHSAIATYVAGKITLWSSTQVVHYVHRALAKVLGLPMHRIRVIGAAHGGGFGGKTDPFAHEIIVCKLAMMTGRPVKCTLTREEVFYAHRGRHPVLMWVRTGVRRDGRITAMHFRSALDGGAYGSYGVASTFYTGALQTVTYDIPAYRFEGCRVFTNKPPCGPKRGHGTPQPRFALELHLEKIAHDLGMDPVDLKQRNFVQPMTRTVNWLRVTSCGLDECTERVLTASGYRHRERRPGHGMGFAISSYLSGAGTAIYWNDMPHSEVQLKVDRGGVTAYCGAMDIGQGSDSVLAAIVAEELGIQPAEVRLVTADTDTTPIDLGSYSSRVTFMAGNAAIEAARKMRAMLVGAAAAKMGCDAAAVVVETGRIGDYSFEEASILAEAKFGALTSAGSYTPPKLAGPYKGAGVGPSPAYSFTACVVDLDADSRTGLVHVNKVWIAHDVGRAINPLLVEGQVEGSVYMGLGEALMEEQTFRKGLHKWPSMLEYKSPTFLDMPEVQTLIVETVDPEGPYGAKEAGQGPLLPVAPAVCAAVHDALGVWIDEVPVTPEKVVEALRRKNKGEPARFGPLRFPDVPYPPCIKVEPPAKDLDHAPAASI; encoded by the coding sequence ATGACTGACTTTGCCGTCATCGGCAAGCCGCTGCCGAAGGTGGACGCGGCGGCGAAGGTGACCGGTCGCGCCGTCTATGCGGACGACATGCTCCTGCCGCGCACCCTCCACTGCAGAATCCTGCGGAGCCCGCACCCGCACGCGCGCATCCTCTCCATCGACACCTCCGCCGCGCGGCGCATGGAGGGCGTCCGAGCGGTCATCACGGGCGCCGACCTGCCGGTCAGGTTCGGCATCCTACCGGTGACGCAGGACGAGCGGGCGCTCGAGCACGAGAAGGTGCGGTACGCCGGCGATCCGATCGCCGCGGTGGCCGCCACCGACGAGGAGATCGCGGCGGCCGCGTGCGACGCCATCTCGGTCGAGTACGCGGTCCTCGAGCCGGTGATGTCCATCGAGGACGCCCTGAAGAATCCCAAGGACGAACGCATCCAGGACTATGGCGGGCCCAACAACATCCACAAGCTCGTCGCGCTGGAGTTCGGCGACGTGGACGCCGGCTTGGCGCGAGCCGACCACGTGCGCGAGGACGTCTTCTTCTTCCAGGGCAACACGCACCTGCCGATGGAGCAGCACAGCGCCATCGCCACATACGTCGCCGGCAAGATCACGCTGTGGTCCTCGACCCAGGTCGTCCACTACGTGCATCGCGCGCTGGCGAAGGTGCTGGGGCTGCCGATGCACCGGATCCGCGTCATCGGCGCCGCCCACGGCGGCGGGTTCGGGGGCAAGACCGACCCCTTCGCGCACGAGATCATCGTGTGCAAGCTGGCGATGATGACCGGCCGCCCGGTCAAGTGCACGCTCACGCGCGAAGAGGTGTTCTACGCGCATCGCGGCCGTCACCCGGTGCTCATGTGGGTCCGCACCGGAGTCAGGCGGGACGGGCGCATCACCGCCATGCACTTCCGCAGCGCCCTCGACGGCGGCGCGTATGGGTCGTATGGCGTCGCCTCGACCTTCTATACGGGTGCGCTGCAGACGGTGACCTACGACATCCCGGCCTACCGCTTCGAAGGCTGCCGGGTGTTCACCAACAAGCCGCCGTGCGGTCCGAAGCGCGGCCACGGCACCCCTCAGCCCCGGTTCGCGCTGGAGCTCCACCTGGAGAAGATCGCGCACGACCTCGGCATGGACCCGGTGGACCTGAAGCAGCGCAACTTCGTCCAGCCGATGACGCGCACGGTGAACTGGCTGCGCGTCACGTCATGCGGCCTGGACGAGTGCACCGAACGGGTGCTGACCGCCTCCGGCTACAGGCATCGCGAGCGAAGACCCGGTCACGGCATGGGGTTCGCCATCTCGAGCTACCTCTCGGGCGCCGGGACCGCCATCTACTGGAACGACATGCCGCACTCCGAGGTGCAGCTCAAGGTCGACCGCGGCGGGGTCACCGCCTACTGCGGGGCCATGGACATCGGCCAGGGATCGGACTCGGTGCTGGCGGCCATCGTCGCCGAGGAGCTGGGAATCCAGCCGGCCGAGGTGCGGCTGGTCACCGCGGATACCGACACGACGCCCATCGACCTCGGCTCTTACTCATCCCGCGTGACCTTCATGGCCGGCAACGCGGCGATCGAAGCCGCGCGAAAAATGCGCGCCATGCTGGTCGGAGCCGCCGCCGCGAAGATGGGCTGCGACGCGGCCGCGGTCGTGGTCGAAACGGGCCGCATCGGCGACTACAGCTTCGAGGAGGCCAGCATCCTCGCCGAGGCGAAATTCGGCGCCCTGACCAGCGCCGGCAGCTACACGCCGCCGAAGCTTGCCGGACCGTACAAGGGTGCCGGCGTCGGCCCGAGCCCGGCGTACAGCTTTACGGCGTGCGTCGTCGACCTGGACGCCGATTCTCGCACCGGCCTGGTGCATGTCAACAAGGTATGGATCGCCCACGACGTCGGCCGTGCGATCAACCCGCTGCTCGTCGAGGGGCAGGTCGAGGGGAGCGTCTACATGGGCCTCGGCGAGGCGCTCATGGAAGAGCAGACCTTCCGCAAGGGCCTGCACAAGTGGCCATCGATGCTCGAGTACAAATCCCCGACCTTCCTCGACATGCCTGAGGTGCAGACGCTCATCGTCGAGACCGTCGACCCGGAAGGTCCGTACGGCGCCAAGGAGGCCGGCCAGGGACCGCTGCTGCCGGTCGCGCCGGCGGTGTGCGCCGCCGTCCACGACGCGCTCGGGGTGTGGATCGACGAGGTCCCGGTCACCCCCGAGAAGGTGGTCGAGGCGCTGCGGCGCAAGAACAAGGGCGAACCCGCGCGCTTCGGACCCTTGCGATTCCCAGACGTCCCTTACCCGCCGTGCATCAAGGTCGAACCCCCCGCCAAGGACCTGGATCATGCTCCGGCTGCCTCGATTTAG
- a CDS encoding 4-hydroxybenzoyl-CoA reductase, whose protein sequence is MLRLPRFRYLRPKTARDAAAMAAAAGQRAMFVAGGTDLFPKLKRRQFDIDTLIGLDCLSREIHGGAEGTVVDAGVTLATAASDGRLNHEFRGYAQAAGLVSSPPLRNAGTIGGNLCVDTRCNYYDMTYEWRKAAGFCMKKDGDICLVAPSSPRCWAVSSSDTAPMAIALGASVTLSGPEDDRELLVAALYRDDGMDYMAKQPHEVVTGLRLPAAPGVRTAYVKLRRRGSIDFPIAGAAVALELDGDVVVACRIVLSAVASHPLEAAAAEEFLKGKRIDRESIREAAEIAAKPAKPLDNADLSHSWRKRMVRVVVEDALQQASDQQAGFGG, encoded by the coding sequence ATGCTCCGGCTGCCTCGATTTAGATATCTGCGGCCGAAGACCGCGCGTGACGCCGCCGCCATGGCTGCCGCCGCGGGGCAGCGCGCGATGTTCGTCGCGGGGGGGACCGATCTCTTCCCCAAGCTCAAGCGGCGCCAGTTCGACATCGACACCTTGATCGGCCTCGACTGCCTTTCGCGCGAGATCCATGGAGGAGCGGAAGGGACGGTCGTGGATGCGGGCGTCACGCTCGCCACCGCCGCCTCCGACGGCCGTCTCAACCATGAGTTCCGGGGCTATGCGCAGGCGGCGGGCCTGGTCTCCTCTCCCCCGCTCCGCAACGCCGGCACGATCGGCGGCAACCTCTGCGTCGACACGCGCTGCAACTACTACGACATGACCTACGAATGGCGGAAGGCGGCCGGGTTCTGCATGAAGAAGGACGGCGACATCTGCCTGGTCGCTCCCAGTAGCCCGCGGTGCTGGGCGGTCTCGTCGTCCGACACGGCGCCGATGGCGATCGCGCTCGGCGCGAGCGTGACCCTCAGCGGACCCGAGGACGATCGCGAGCTGCTCGTCGCGGCGCTGTACCGCGACGACGGGATGGACTATATGGCGAAGCAGCCGCACGAGGTGGTCACCGGTTTGCGGCTGCCCGCCGCCCCAGGGGTGCGCACCGCCTATGTCAAGCTGCGGCGGCGAGGGTCGATCGATTTTCCAATCGCGGGCGCGGCGGTCGCGCTGGAGCTCGATGGAGATGTGGTCGTCGCCTGCCGGATCGTGCTTTCGGCGGTGGCCTCGCACCCGCTCGAGGCGGCCGCCGCTGAAGAATTCCTGAAGGGCAAGCGCATCGACAGGGAATCGATCCGCGAGGCTGCGGAGATCGCCGCCAAGCCGGCCAAACCCCTCGACAACGCCGACCTCAGTCACTCCTGGCGCAAGCGCATGGTCCGTGTGGTCGTCGAGGATGCACTCCAACAAGCCAGCGATCAGCAGGCCGGGTTCGGCGGTTAA
- a CDS encoding Flp family type IVb pilin yields the protein MHSNKPAISRPGSAVKLLGHHQLKRTQIGQSGQGMVEYALILALVALIVVIALIATGGQLINLFSNISATMCNHHVGC from the coding sequence ATGCACTCCAACAAGCCAGCGATCAGCAGGCCGGGTTCGGCGGTTAAGCTTCTAGGTCACCACCAGTTGAAACGCACGCAAATCGGACAATCCGGGCAAGGAATGGTGGAGTACGCGCTCATCCTCGCCCTGGTCGCGCTGATCGTGGTCATTGCCCTGATCGCCACCGGAGGGCAGCTCATCAACCTGTTCTCCAACATCAGCGCGACCATGTGCAATCACCACGTCGGGTGCTGA
- a CDS encoding bifunctional 4-hydroxy-2-oxoglutarate aldolase/2-dehydro-3-deoxy-phosphogluconate aldolase, translating into MGPDSAWARCGGRVEPVPGSGIIGSPVRSIEEVFPSGLCGVLRTDNADAGFQACLAALEGGVRTLEITKTVPSCFEMIRGLIATTGGRFPIGVGTVWDPGAVREAKQAGASFVVTPVLLPEVAEACRQEDMLCVLGALTPTEIYQARVAGAALVKVFPITPVGGPEYVRTLNGPMAGVPFWVSGGVPIEDIAAYLRLGVKAVGLTNSLFPAEALAGRDMDRVRESAERAAQAAAAARAD; encoded by the coding sequence ATTGGGCCCGACTCGGCCTGGGCAAGGTGCGGTGGGCGCGTCGAGCCGGTGCCGGGTTCCGGGATAATCGGATCGCCCGTGCGGAGCATCGAGGAAGTCTTTCCCAGCGGACTCTGCGGCGTGCTGCGCACCGACAACGCCGACGCCGGCTTCCAGGCCTGCCTGGCCGCCCTGGAGGGCGGGGTGCGGACGCTCGAGATCACCAAGACGGTTCCCTCCTGCTTCGAGATGATCCGCGGCCTCATCGCCACCACCGGCGGCCGGTTCCCGATCGGGGTGGGGACGGTCTGGGATCCGGGCGCCGTGAGGGAGGCGAAGCAGGCGGGCGCCTCGTTCGTGGTCACGCCCGTGCTCCTGCCCGAGGTGGCCGAGGCCTGCCGCCAGGAGGACATGCTGTGCGTGCTGGGGGCGCTGACCCCGACGGAGATCTACCAGGCGCGGGTCGCCGGCGCCGCGCTCGTCAAGGTGTTCCCGATCACCCCGGTCGGGGGTCCCGAGTACGTCCGGACCCTGAACGGGCCGATGGCCGGCGTCCCTTTCTGGGTTTCCGGGGGAGTCCCGATCGAGGACATCGCGGCGTACCTGAGGCTGGGGGTCAAGGCCGTGGGCCTGACGAACTCACTGTTTCCGGCCGAGGCGCTCGCGGGCCGGGACATGGACCGGGTCCGCGAGAGCGCGGAACGGGCGGCACAGGCGGCGGCGGCAGCCAGAGCGGACTGA
- a CDS encoding TetR/AcrR family transcriptional regulator, whose translation MTGATATESTRDQIIHAAAESLLESGYSGTSVRSIATRAGVAIGNLQYWFPTKSELLVEAWRYLTAKSVEELRHALNQLTDPLEVLEVGVEAIWDSLRRLGDIQLAAFDLLVQAPRTERLQAYLPELFTRYREVIQEQLDRLEADGRLRLTVPREVLVPLVLNTVLGFGLYYVVTRDDESCVRALSAFRQLAGSLVEPVG comes from the coding sequence ATGACAGGGGCGACCGCAACCGAGTCAACTCGCGACCAGATCATCCACGCCGCGGCCGAATCGCTCCTGGAGAGCGGCTATTCCGGGACGAGCGTCCGGTCCATCGCCACCCGGGCCGGAGTCGCCATCGGCAACCTTCAGTACTGGTTCCCCACCAAGTCCGAGCTGCTGGTCGAAGCCTGGCGGTACCTCACCGCGAAGTCGGTCGAGGAGCTACGACACGCCCTGAACCAGCTGACGGACCCGCTCGAGGTGCTCGAGGTCGGGGTGGAGGCGATCTGGGATTCCCTGCGCCGCCTCGGTGACATCCAGCTCGCCGCCTTCGACCTGCTGGTCCAAGCACCCCGCACCGAGCGCCTGCAGGCATACCTGCCCGAGCTTTTCACCCGCTACCGCGAGGTCATCCAGGAGCAGCTCGACCGGCTGGAGGCTGACGGCCGTCTCCGGCTGACCGTACCGCGTGAGGTCCTCGTGCCGCTGGTCCTGAACACGGTGCTCGGGTTCGGCCTCTACTACGTGGTCACACGCGACGACGAGTCATGCGTTCGGGCGCTTTCCGCATTCCGGCAGCTGGCGGGCAGCCTGGTGGAGCCGGTCGGATGA